A stretch of DNA from Paenibacillus albus:
TGTCTTACTTGCCCGGTGCTGCAGCACTGCGAAGGCAGGATGGCTGGCAAGGAGCACATCCTGCCGATTAAGACGAAGGCCAAGCCGCCGCGGCCGGAGACGCGGCTTGCCGCAATCATTACGGGCAGCGGCGAGCACGCTGGCCGGATTCTTGTGCGCCAGCGGCCGGAGAGCGGCCTGCTCGCGCAGATGTGGGAGCTGCCGCATGTGCTGTTCGCCCCGGGGGGCGACAGCACCGGCAGCACGGCGGCGAAGCGGCGCGGACGCGGCGCCGCCGCCAAAGCGGCAGCTGCTGCGGCGGCGGAAACGGCCGCAGGCGCCGCGCCGAGCGCGCTCGAGCAGCACGCGCGGCAGGCGGAATATATGAGCCGCGCGCTGTCGGCGGAGGAAGGCCTGCTCGTGCGGCCGACGAGCTGGTGGGGCGAGATGGAACATGTGTTCAGCCACATCATTTGGGATGTGCAGGTGTTCCGAGCTGAGTTCGGCTTCTGGGTGCAATCCGCTGCGAAGCAGGAAGCTGTCACGTTAGCGGGAGCCGCCGCGGAATCGGCTGTCTTCTATGAAGCTAGCAGTGCTGCCGCTGAGAGTCAGGCGCTGCCAGCCAATTACCGCTGGATCGGTCCGGAGCATATGAAAGAGCTGGCGTTTCCGAATGTGTTCGTACGTATTTTACGGGATTACTGGAACGAGCTGGACTAATTTGAATTGCTTTTATAATCGTGATCGTTCTACAATGGGTTATAGCAAAGTCAGGGTAATCAATCAATCGCAAGTGATAGAAACCAAGGAGGCTGCTTAACTTGAGTCAAATGCTGGAACGATTACAGCAAGAGAAGATTGTTGCGATATTCCGTTTTATTGAGGATCAATACGCGGATCAAGCTGCACAGGCGCTGCTGGACGGCGGCATCTCGCTTATGGAGATTACGATGAACACTGAAGGCGCTACAACGATGATCAGTCGCTGGCGCGAGAAGTTCGGCGACCAAGCCGGTATTGGCGCGGGTACGGTGCTAGATCTCGATATGGCGAAGGAAGCGGTAGCCGCAGGCTCGCAGTTTCTAATCTCTCCGAATTTGGATGAATCCGTCGTGGATTATGGCTTGAAGACAGGCGTGCCGGTATGGCCGGGCGTTATGACGCCAACCGAGATTGTTCGCGCATGGAAAGCGGGAGCGGAATTGGTGAAAATCTTCCCGATGGCTTCGCTCGGTTTGAAATACCTCACCGAAATTCGCGCGCCGCTTGATAAAATTCCAATGCTCGCTTCTGGCGGCGTCGATCTCGATAACATCACGGATTACTTCAAAGCCGGCGCATGTGGCGTAGGCATGGGCAGCAAGCTTGTGAACATGGATTGGGTACGCAGTGGCCGCTTCGATTTGTTAACGGAACGTGCACGGAAGTTCGTTGAAGCAGCGAGTACTCTGTAACGATAGAATGAAAATAGGGATTAATGATAGAAACCGCCTTGAAGCAGCAGTGCTTCGAGGCGGTTTTTCTATTGGAATCATCCCTATAGAAACAAAGAGGCCTGCGGCATATCCGCAGGCACAAGAGAGAAAATATATAATAAAGGGGGGTCATGTGTTTAGTATAGAGACGTAATATGAAAGGAACATGAAATGAATATTACAATTCCATTACAAAGGAAAAATTTAGAATTCCTTTAGGTTGGGATTGGTGGTGTGATTTTTCATCTATAGCTGTAAACGTTTCATCATAAGCTGTAAATATTGTTTCAAGAAACTGTATATTCATTTAAGTGTATATTTATGCGCAAGTACCGAAGGCAGAAGAGCACATTATCGATTCGTACCTGTAGAGTGGTGGTACGATCCTTAGTCATAGAAGTTGCTCCCTCCTTATTCAATTTTAAGCTACTATGACCATTAAACTTGTTTATCCAACTCCAGTGGCTTTACGACGGCACATTCAGTGCGATGAGCTGTACTCGCTGCTTTCCACCATAGCGTCAAGTTTTTCGCGGCTCATGAAGAACGCGAAAGCTAGCGCAAGCACGGATGGGATGATCGCCCACAGGAAGGTATAGGTGATAGAGGAGGATAGCGCGGACACGATTTTGTCCAGCACATCCTTTGGAATTTGCTCTCGGGTCTCCGGCGTTAGAATCGCGCGCGGATCGCTAAGATCTAGGTTTGCAAGCATTGTTCCGCCGTCTTCAGAGCCAGCAAAAGCATCTTTGATTTTGTTCGTCATCGCGTGACTTTGAATAATACCGAAAACCGTTATACCTGTAGTCATACCAAGGGAACGTAGGAAGTTCAGTGTGGCGCTCGCCGATCCACGCTCTCGCGGTGAGAACGAATAAATCGCGGCATTGCCAAGCACGGAGAACGACGCACCGATGCCAATACCCATAATGATCATAAAAACCGTCACGATGAAACGTGAGGAATCGACGCCAAGTGTTGTTAGAAGCACATTGCCTACGACCAGCACAGCTAGAGTTGGAATCATAAGCGAACGGAACGTAATCTTCGTATTAAGGAAACCAGTTCCAGTTGCTGTTACAACGGTACCGAGCATCATTGGCAGCAATACAAGGCCGGCATTCGTTGCATTGCCCCCGAGTACCCCCTGGATAAAGATCGGAATGAACACGGTAGCTGTCATATAGGCCGCACCGCTGAACATCGCCATTGCATTACTGGTCAAGTACAGCCGCTTACGGAACATATTAAAGCTAATAATTGGTTCAGCCGCTTTACGCTCGATAAGTACAAAGGAGATCAGCATCACCGAAGAGCCAGCGAACAAGCCTAAGATTCGAGCCGAATCCCAAGCGTAATTCGGTTTGCCGCCAAGCTCAAGGGCGAACATCAGACAGATGATGCCGGCTACCAATGTGAAAGCGCCACCCCAGTCGATCTTCTGATTGGAATGCTCCACCGACTCTTTATAGAAAAATGCAATCATGACGAACGCGATCAGGCCAAGTGGGAGGTTGATGTAGAATATCCACTTCCAGTTGATATAGTCTGTAATATAAGCACCGAGCATCGGACCGAATATACTCGAC
This window harbors:
- a CDS encoding MDR family MFS transporter — protein: MKAERKHVGIVIAGLLLGILMASMDNSIVTTAMGTIVHDLGGMDKFVWVTSAYMVAEMAGMPIFGKLSDMYGRKKFFIFGIITFIIGSILCGTADSITELSIYRAIQGIGGGALVPIAFTIMYDAVPLESRGKLGGLFGSVFGMSSIFGPMLGAYITDYINWKWIFYINLPLGLIAFVMIAFFYKESVEHSNQKIDWGGAFTLVAGIICLMFALELGGKPNYAWDSARILGLFAGSSVMLISFVLIERKAAEPIISFNMFRKRLYLTSNAMAMFSGAAYMTATVFIPIFIQGVLGGNATNAGLVLLPMMLGTVVTATGTGFLNTKITFRSLMIPTLAVLVVGNVLLTTLGVDSSRFIVTVFMIIMGIGIGASFSVLGNAAIYSFSPRERGSASATLNFLRSLGMTTGITVFGIIQSHAMTNKIKDAFAGSEDGGTMLANLDLSDPRAILTPETREQIPKDVLDKIVSALSSSITYTFLWAIIPSVLALAFAFFMSREKLDAMVESSEYSSSH
- a CDS encoding bifunctional 4-hydroxy-2-oxoglutarate aldolase/2-dehydro-3-deoxy-phosphogluconate aldolase, which encodes MSQMLERLQQEKIVAIFRFIEDQYADQAAQALLDGGISLMEITMNTEGATTMISRWREKFGDQAGIGAGTVLDLDMAKEAVAAGSQFLISPNLDESVVDYGLKTGVPVWPGVMTPTEIVRAWKAGAELVKIFPMASLGLKYLTEIRAPLDKIPMLASGGVDLDNITDYFKAGACGVGMGSKLVNMDWVRSGRFDLLTERARKFVEAASTL
- the mutY gene encoding A/G-specific adenine glycosylase yields the protein MTTEAARYFSRELLSWYLEIRRDLPWRQNRDPYRVWVSEIMLQQTRVDTVIPFYERFMEKFPTAAALAEAPEAEVLKSWEGLGYYSRARNLQAGAREVVSLHGGVVPDDKEAVASLRGVGPYTTGAIMSIAFNRPEPAVDGNVMRVLSRYFCLEEDIAKPATRVGIEKLAASLIPEGSAGDFNQALMELGALVCTPKSPGCLTCPVLQHCEGRMAGKEHILPIKTKAKPPRPETRLAAIITGSGEHAGRILVRQRPESGLLAQMWELPHVLFAPGGDSTGSTAAKRRGRGAAAKAAAAAAAETAAGAAPSALEQHARQAEYMSRALSAEEGLLVRPTSWWGEMEHVFSHIIWDVQVFRAEFGFWVQSAAKQEAVTLAGAAAESAVFYEASSAAAESQALPANYRWIGPEHMKELAFPNVFVRILRDYWNELD